The Anticarsia gemmatalis isolate Benzon Research Colony breed Stoneville strain chromosome 29, ilAntGemm2 primary, whole genome shotgun sequence genome window below encodes:
- the LOC142985157 gene encoding uncharacterized protein LOC142985157, whose translation MQKQKENLFREKFRLLNSQEHNEDIKWTSSSSSEYENTSCNEKFFNLDKSKTRKRKRKRKVPKNLSNLDITIIDSSKDRKSDFNGEKSPILVSKCAPSSVSPILMTNRFPPHNDSSPILCSKSSQPKSPIITLKYASPKHIGRVRKKLYNENISIKQEDSSIDSPVQNTSRGSLFEVNKSEDSPKLINNNTGDSICIVSESNSMSTMNGSDSSVKSRLMEKVKTFFDSHFSSDNTSQNISIAPTPSECSKSEEVDILTCKTQSVPFVQTMKLENTSADSTYLDQNSKKVKYKKGGLAYRMNVLLKKQNAHISLWQHERFLAQNSNFVIPKKENLVFQVQSVDFKYGCYLLNAVDLDSAKFLILINCKYVNSSIFVESVFKLYEPYKILPFDEDFNMIINVCKFECMAIK comes from the coding sequence AtgcaaaaacaaaaagaaaacttattcAGAGAGAAGTTTCGTTTGCTAAATTCACAAGAGCACAATGAGGACATCAAATGGACGTCGAGTTCATCGAGTGAATACGAGAACACATCTTGCAACGAAAAGTTTTTCAACTTGGATAAATCGAAGACTCGTAAGCGTAAACGAAAGAGAAAAGTGCCAAAGAATCTTTCAAACTTAGATATAACTATCATAGACTCTAGCAAAGATCGTAAAAGTGATTTTAATGGTGAAAAATCTCCGATTTTAGTATCTAAATGTGCTCCTAGCTCAGTATCGCCTATTTTGATGACAAATCGGTTCCCGCCACACAATGACAGCTCTCCGATACTGTGTAGCAAAAGTTCACAACCAAAGAGTCctattataactttaaaatatgcaTCTCCTAAACACATAGGAAGAGtgagaaaaaaattatataatgaaaaCATTAGTATTAAGCAAGAGGATAGCAGTATTGATAGTCCTGTACAAAATACAAGCAGAGGAAGTttgtttgaagtaaataaatctGAAGATTcaccaaaattaataaataataatactggTGATAGTATTTGTATAGTATCTGAATCAAATTCTATGTCAACCATGAATGGCAGTGATTCTTCTGTAAAGTCAAGATTAATGGAAAAAGTTAAAACCTTTTTTGACAGTCATTTCAGCTCTGATAATACTTCGCAAAATATTAGTATTGCACCTACACCTTCAGAATGCTCTAAAAGTGAAGAAGTAGACATTTTAACTTGTAAAACACAATCAGTGCCTTTTGTACAAACTATGAAGTTAGAAAATACTAGTGCAGACTCTACATACTTGGACCAAAATtccaaaaaagtaaaatataaaaaaggagGATTAGCATATAGGatgaatgtattattaaaaaagcaaaACGCACACATTTCTCTATGGCAGCATGAGAGATTCTTAGCCCAAAATTCAAACTTTGTTATtcctaaaaaagaaaatctagtGTTCCAAGTTCAAAGTGTAGATTTTAAATATGGCTGCTATTTGCTAAATGCTGTAGATTTAGATAGCgcaaagtttttaattttaatcaattgtaaatatgtaaatagttcTATATTTGTTGAAtctgtttttaaattgtatgaacCTTATAAAATTTTACCATTTGATGAAGATTTTAACATGattattaatgtttgtaagtttgAATGTAtggccattaaataa
- the LOC142985217 gene encoding serine hydrolase-like protein 2 has product MPLKETKEWYIDAQWGKIAMVSWGNPSSPPVLMCHGYMDTAATFTLLVEHLSPEYYYVAFDLPGHGKSDPFPPGPHVSQIHMVEVIRTIVDHMGWKTFVYMAHSMAVVIGCIYHTVYPGRMSMMISLDPGLPLHPYYAANYHHDLWYKRYPIYYEHFYNQSASDNPKLYEYDKIVSTLARNRFLSKEQAKIVLSRSLVEVDNGIYRLTWEPRVKLISPLALSLDNLTYLSLNNLPPTLVTHSSIVEGSEEEKLFAENILKGYNRLRNCSIVNIDGHHDVHITSPEKMAGHINEFLKRERVKSKL; this is encoded by the exons ATGCCGTTGAAAGAAACTAAGGAATGGTACATAGACGCTCAATGGGGAAAAATAGCTA TGGTATCCTGGGGCAATCCCTCATCACCGCCGGTGCTGATGTGCCACGGGTACATGGACACGGCTGCGACCTTCACACTGCTGGTGGAACACTTGTCtcctgaatattattatgtagcttTTGATTTACCTG GGCACGGTAAATCAGATCCTTTTCCGCCGGGCCCACACGTCAGTCAGATACATATGGTAGAAGTAATAAGGACTATAGTAGATCATATGGGATGGAAGACTTTTGTATATATGGCGCATTCCATGGCCGTTGTGATTg GTTGTATATACCACACAGTATACCCAGGACGCATGAGCATGATGATCAGCCTAGACCCCGGGTTGCCGTTACACCCGTACTATGCGGCGAACTACCACCACGACCTCTGGTACAAGAGGTATCCGatatattatgaacatttttataaccA ATCTGCCTCCGATAATCCGAAGTTATACGAATACGACAAAATAGTCTCTACGCTGGCAAGGAACAGGTTCTTAAGTAAAGAACAAGCTAAAATTGTGCTATCCAGGTCTCTTGTAGAAGTGGACAATGGGATTTATAG ATTAACATGGGAACCTCgtgtaaaattaatatcacCTTTAGCACTATCTTtagataatttaacatatttatcaTTAAACAACTTACCCCCGACTCTCGTCACTCACTCCTCAATAGTCGAAGGCAGCGAAGAAGAAAAACTCTTCGCAGAAAACATACTAAAAGGATACAATCGACTAAGAAACTGCTCGATTGTAAATATCGATGGTCATCACGATGTTCACATCACTAGCCCAGAGAAAATGGCGGGACATATCAACGAGTTTTTAAAAAGAGAACGTGTCAAATCGAAATTGTGa
- the LOC142985237 gene encoding uncharacterized protein LOC142985237, with protein sequence MEKIMDCNRNNVFLPALLILFWITTVHSIDCFKCVSMNGRFPACDDPFHNNHSLSMLESPCMGGRKGRDGLFPATSCIKIAGVFDDTGESITVRGCGLDSGTATTDTEIIRMSHCGRFYYDDRYVHGCLQSCNDADACNSSNSINTNLPYILIIYQALYLYKS encoded by the exons ATGGAGAAGATAATGGACTGTAACagaaacaatgtatttttgCCAGCTCTACTCATACTATTCTGGATTACCACAG TGCACAGTATCGACTGCTTCAAGTGTGTGTCGATGAACGGCCGGTTCCCGGCGTGCGACGACCCCTTCCACAACAACCACTCGCTCTCCATGCTGGAGTCTCCCTGCATGGGGGGGAGGAAGGGCCGCGATGGACTCTTCCCTGCTACGAGTTGCATCAAAATAGCTGGCGTTTTTG ACGACACGGGCGAGAGCATCACAGTGCGCGGGTGTGGTCTGGACTCGGGCACCGCCACCACTGACACGGAGATCATACGCATGTCTCACTGCGGACGATTCTATTACGATGACCG gTACGTCCACGGCTGCCTCCAAAGTTGCAACGACGCCGACGCATGCAACAGTTCTAACAGTATCAATACAAATCTaccttatatacttattatataccAAGCACTTTATCTATATAAGagctaa
- the LOC142985091 gene encoding ribosome assembly protein METTL17, mitochondrial, whose amino-acid sequence MFRKLRLSYFSLYNANYTTRVAVDPILKENFDSKVFKPRKHPGTTRIKIAAIPPDIQKAIKIVLDDGGAKAMHEDSVQLNNYIRSRQLPPEEGDIDIKAQKIHDRISKKVYADVTDELDEDQAKMYKEKLQNKVFNALKKSVYRWANISYDKSTCLQYLMSRAALEYAVLIRVLDEIKRFHPDYKPRSFFDFGSGVGTGTWAVNQLWPKAIYEYFCVDTSASMHDLARLILCQGKDNVEMPLKAYFQRQFLPASTELQYSIVLSAYSLFEMPSMQARLETIQKLWNKTEDYLVIIEHGSNAGFKIVNEAREFVLNLPKDSKSGSGYAFSPCPNDNVCPRYMEQETPCNFLMKYESLPYVGKADIHADLFSYVILKKGSRPEDDPKWPRIVRAPIVRSGHTICRLCTAQGELKEVIFSKGKYDATTYRCARSSNWGDLLPVK is encoded by the coding sequence atgtttagaaaactaagattaagttatttttcactATACAATGCAAATTATACTACTAGAGTCGCCGTCGATCCAATTCTCAAGGAGAATTTTGATTCTAAAGTGTTCAAACCGCGAAAACACCCTGGAACAACACGAATTAAAATAGCAGCCATACCTCCCGACATTCAGAAAgctataaaaatagtattagaTGATGGCGGTGCTAAAGCGATGCACGAAGACAGCGTACAACTAAACAACTACATACGTTCACGCCAATTACCACCAGAAGAGGGAGATATCGATATAAAAGCACAAAAAATCCACGACCGGATTTCGAAAAAAGTTTACGCCGATGTCACGGATGAATTAGATGAGGATCAAGCGAAGATGTACAAAGAAAAACTGcagaataaagtttttaatgcaTTAAAGAAGAGTGTGTACAGATGGGCCAATATTTCATACGATAAAAGTACCTGTTTGCAGTATTTAATGAGTAGAGCGGCGTTGGAGTATGCAGTCTTAATTCGAGTACTAGATGAAATAAAAAGGTTTCATCCAGATTATAAACCGCGGAGTTTCTTCGATTTTGGGTCTGGAGTAGGCACAGGAACTTGGGCAGTCAACCAGTTATGGCCGAAAGCTATTTATGAATACTTTTGTGTAGATACTTCTGCATCTATGCACGATTTGGCGCGTTTAATACTTTGCCAAGGCAAAGACAATGTTGAAATGCctttaaaagcttattttcagCGACAGTTTCTGCCTGCTTCAACAGAGTTACAGTACAGTATAGTATTATCGGCTTATTCATTATTTGAAATGCCATCAATGCAAGCAAGATTggaaacaatacaaaaactatgGAACAAAACTGAAGATTACTTAGTAATTATCGAACATGGTTCTAATGCAGGCTTTAAAATAGTGAACGAGGCAAGAGAATTTGTTCTCAATCTGCCTAAAGACTCGAAAAGTGGGAGTGGCTATGCATTCTCACCATGCCCAAATGATAATGTTTGCCCACGATACATGGAGCAGGAAACTCCTTGCAATTTTCTAATGAAATACGAATCTTTACCATATGTTGGTAAAGCTGATATACATGCTGATTTATTTTCatatgtaattttgaaaaaaggTTCTAGGCCGGAAGATGATCCAAAATGGCCGAGGATAGTCCGAGCACCTATCGTAAGGTCCGGACATACGATTTGTAGGTTGTGTACTGCACAGGGAGAGTTGAAAGAGGTTATATTCTCAAAAGGCAAATATGATGCAACAACGTACAGATGTGCGAGGTCCAGTAATTGGGGAGATCTTTTACCTGTtaaataa
- the LOC142985213 gene encoding uncharacterized protein LOC142985213 → MTIKPREKLVDSDEDPVENMLKKTGCLELHYKVQECIAETKDWRKCQDAVNNFRDCINKHKQKETEIKS, encoded by the exons ATGACGATAAAACCGAGAGAAAAGCTTGTGGACAGTGATGAAGACCCAGTTGAAAATATGTTAAAGAAAACAGGATGCCTAGAGCTGCATTACAAAGTCcag gAGTGTATAGCAGAAACCAAAGATTGGAGGAAGTGCCAGGATGCTGTGAACAACTTCAGAGATTGTATAAATAAGCACAAACAAAAGGAAACtgaaattaaaagttaa